One Glycine soja cultivar W05 chromosome 2, ASM419377v2, whole genome shotgun sequence genomic region harbors:
- the LOC114399172 gene encoding dual specificity tyrosine-phosphorylation-regulated kinase 4-like gives MAVSNGVEAVLEFLRKNGLSEAESALREDIIENTDLGTFDYEKFFFPMVPPPPPVRVRSFSRPSELSAAGNCSISSSDEFVSIGGSPTSRVSSSEFINPYGIHSSSQTQNDSESSSSERLSQFGTARDYHDFDMQNEPYWYNEKDDDYFMTPSFEGPDFFACQSEDKFVMTAEKDNQHDNSRDLDYNHKEFQSEENSNGGFMDKACLYNSNPSSVEDGTVTYSKGYCHVDNNNQFEGELEGKVEKQTVACSCEVPFCKSSPGSGGSCSLDPTNFGYPNLKEIHLNGFPLKVVGDINSFDSTSELTVNQSFDYYTKNDSSKEYNGPYDLTIKVTEKDLPNGLDTYKARDGGELAEECLDPEITADGEDTTDDELLKYTQEEEYEVFDLRIIHRKNRTGFEENKELPIVLNTVLAGRYYVTEYLGSAAFSRVVQAHDLQTGIDFCLKIIKNDKDFFDQSLDEIKLLKLVNKHDPADKHHILRLYDYFYHQEHLFIVTELLRANLYEFQKFNQESGGEAYFTLNRLQLITRQCLEALQYLHSLGIVHCDLKPENILIKSYRRCEIKVIDLGSSCFQTDNLCLYVQSRSYRAPEVMLGLQYDEKIDLWSLGCILAELCSGEVLFPNDAVVMILARMIGMLGSIDMEMLVKGQETHKYFTKEYDIYYVNEETDQLEYIIPEESSLEQHLQVTDTMFIDFVRYLLSINPKRRPSARQALRHPWLSYVY, from the exons ATGGCTGTGTCCAACGGCGTCGAAGCTGTGTTAGAGTTTCTAAGGAAGAATGGATTGTCGGAAGCTGAGTCCGCTCTCCGAGAAGACATCATCGAGAACACCGACCTCGGAACCTTTGACTACGAGAAGTTCTTCTTCCCCATGGTCCCGCCGCCGCCGCCGGTCAGAGTCCGATCTTTCTCCCGGCCGTCGGAGCTCTCCGCCGCCGGCAACTGCTCCATATCCAGCTCCGATGAGTTCGTCAGCATCGGTGGTTCTCCCACTTCTCGTGTTTCTTCTTCAG AATTCATAAATCCATATGGAATCCATTCCTCGTCTCAGACTCAGAATGACTCTGAATCTTCTTCGTCTGAAAGATTATCTCAATTTGGCACTGCACGTGATTATCACGATTTTGATATGCAGAATGAACCGTATTGGTataatgaaaaagatgatgactaTTTCATGACTCCTAGTTTTGAAGGGCCGGACTTCTTTGCGTGTCAAAGTGAAGATAAGTTTGTCATGACAGCAGAAAAGGATAATCAACATGACAATTCTCGGGACCTTGATTACAATCATAAAGAATTTCAATCAGAGGAAAATAGTAATGGTGGTTTCATGGACAAGGCATGCCTTTATAATAGTAATCCTTCCTCTGTGGAAGATGGAACTGTGACATATTCAAAAGGGTATTGTCATGTTGATAACAACAACCAGTTTGAAGGAGAATTAGAGGGCAAGGTTGAGAAACAAACTGTTGCCTGTAGTTGTGAAGTTCCATTTTGCAAAAGCAGTCCAGGTTCAGGAGGTTCTTGCAGTTTGGATCCTACAAACTTCGGCTACCCTAATTTGAAGGAAATCCATCTGAATGGTTTTCCTTTGAAGGTTGTTGGGGACATTAACTCTTTTGACTCTACTTCAGAGCTAACTGTGAATCAAAGTTTCGATTACTACACTAAAAATGACAGCAGTAAGGAGTACAATGGTCCCTATGACTTAACTATCAAAGTTACTGAAAAAGATCTACCAAATGGACTTGACACCTATAAAGCACGAGATGGTGGAGAATTAGCTGAAGAGTGCCTGGATCCAGAGATTACTGCAGATGGAGAGGATACTACTGATGATGAGCTCTTAAAGTATACTCAAGAGGAAGAATATGAAGTATTTGATCTGAGAATTATACATAGAAAGAACAG GACTGGatttgaagaaaacaaggaaCTGCCCATTGTGCTAAATACAGTCTTGGCTGGAAGGTATTATGTAACAGAATATCTTGGGTCAGCTGCCTTCAGTAGGGTTGTTCAGGCACATGATCTTCAGACAGGAATAGATTTTTGCTTAaagattattaaaaatgataaagactTTTTTGATCAAAGCTTAGATGAAATCAAGCTTCTGAAACTTGTCAATAAGCATGACCCAGCAGATAAACACCACATTTTGCGCCTTTATGACTATTTCTACCATCAG GAGCATTTATTCATTGTAACTGAACTTCTGCGAGCAAACTTGTACGAATTTCAGAAATTCAACCAAGAATCTGGAGGGGAAGCATATTTTACATTGAACAGATTGCAG CTCATTACTCGCCAATGTTTGGAAGCATTGCAATACTTACATAGCTTGGGAATTGTTCACTGTGACCTGAAGCCAGAAAACATTCTAATCAAAAGTTACAGAAGATGTGAGATAAAGGTTATTGATCTTGGAAGCAGTTGCTTCCAAACAGACAATCTGTGTCTATATGTACAATCCCGGTCCTATAGAGCTCCTGAAGTGATGTTAGGCCTTCAATATGATGAAAAGATTGATCTATGGTCTCTAGGCTGTATCTTGGCAGAGCTATGCTCCGGTGAA GTGCTGTTTCCAAATGATGCAGTTGTGATGATTCTGGCACGCATGATTGGAATGCTTGGCTCTATTGATATGGAGATGTTGGTGAAAGGGCAAGAAACGCACAAGTACTTCACCAAAgaatatgatatttattatgtaaatgaG GAGACTGATCAACTGGAGTACATAATTCCAGAAGAGTCATCATTGGAGCAGCACCTACAGGTCACTGATACTATGTTTATCGACTTCGTCAGATACTTACTTAGCATCAACCCGAAAAGAAGGCCTAGTGCGAGACAAGCACTAAGGCATCCATGGCTTTCCTATGTTTACTAG